In Microplitis mediator isolate UGA2020A chromosome 2, iyMicMedi2.1, whole genome shotgun sequence, a single window of DNA contains:
- the LOC130664122 gene encoding splicing factor, suppressor of white-apricot homolog isoform X1, which translates to MASKNHRWLVDSGILRKKNNEEEPQELLVFGYSCKLFRDDEKAKMIDHGKHLIPWMADNTLKIDRYDGRGALADLRVHEPPPGGFDARTILTEDEFKIEQLCDEERYRSLYNNDAEELMYHEEEIKRLHQALGSDNTYGQVAYNYDDQDNHAGVGEDSMSPKPSDGSQDDDDQAFVLPSEIEAPEGMVLPETQKLNAIITKTALFISRQGSQMEILIKAKQSNNPQFAFLSIEGALHSYYKLVLDAIKQGKYNPEKQPEKEELESDEESDENDEPYLHPSLASSMTKVEAAPSIPSIQYKPSADCAYSMLVNKITGKPPQSRNPPFSPEVPAQQVPPSGYCPPVSTQSYAPYPPIPQQYSHGPVIYGPNGQVQSPSIPIDTPLTPTIKESPAPLVPYGPTPPKPLSRPSFIVPPADVQIIIDKMASYVAKNGRDFEAIVKAKGDARFNFLELSHQYHGYYAHKLTIYEGGANSKALTEEELLRKHEPQEEKQKKLEELQKKQQRMEEVQKRVKMIQAKKKGDKQITTVSFSIKKPKDSDTTVMEKRSALPMEESDDEQENEKKEVNNSKSNSPMPNLDEENSSVKQEKEINKLEITSNNETEEKELVDLTDDILEDCQNQVKYKSIETKLKDKLAAAARDKLASSSREKQLQLERKKKAAMFLSQIQAPALSKSNAEMRMEDELDEIHSIPSPTPEEVEDSRSSHNSLMNRLKSADLGAKRSRLKSMSRSRSGSRSRSRSRSYSDRHRFHKKHKKKKSSHRSNYDSPSASRSHRVKKSKKSTSRHRSRSRSQSRRSTRHSRNPNDSNDSDSNTS; encoded by the exons ATGGCGTCGAAAAATCATCGATGGCTTGTTGACTCTGGAATtctacgtaaaaaaaataatgaagaggAACCACAGGAGCTATTGGTGTTTGGATACAGCTGCAAATTATTTCGAGACGATGAGAAGGCGAAAATGATTGATCACGGGAAGCATTTGATACCGTGGATGGCTGATAACACATTAAAGATAGACAG ATACGATGGACGCGGGGCACTGGCGGATTTGCGAGTTCACGAGCCGCCACCGGGTGGTTTTGACGCACGTACCATACTTACAGaagatgaatttaaaattgagcaACTTTGTGACGAAGAAAGATATCGGTCTCTCTACAATAATGATGCTGAAGAATTAATGTATCATG AGGAAGAAATAAAACGACTACATCAAGCCTTGGGAAGTGATAATACTTATGGACAAGTAGCTTACAATTACGATGATCAAGATAATCATGCGGGTGTAGGTGAAGACTCAATGAGTCCAAAACCATCAGATGGTTCacaagatgatgatgatcaaGCTTTTGTTCTTCCATCTGAAATAGAGGCGCCAGAAGGAATGGTTTtg ccAGAAACGCAAAAACTCAACGCTATTATTACTAAAACAGCGTTGTTCATAAGCCGCCAAGGCAGTCAAAtggaaatattaataaaagcaAAACAATCTAATAATCCACAATTCGCATTTCTTTCAATAGAAGGAGCACTTCATTCTTATTATAAACTTGTACTTGATGCAATAAAACAAGGAAAATATAATCCTGAAAAACAACCAGAGAAAGAAGAACTTG agtCTGACGAAGAGTCTGATGAAAATGATGAGCCTTATCTGCACCCTAGTCTTGCATCATCAATGACTAAAGTTGAAGCG GCACCCAGTATACCGAGTATACAATACAAACCATCAGCAGATTGTGCGTATTCTATGTTGGTGAACAAAATTACGGGTAAACCTCCGCAATCCAGAAATCCACCATTTTCACCTGAAGTACCGGCTCAACAAGTGCCACCATCTGGATATTGTCCACCAGTATCAACAcag agTTACGCACCTTATCCACCAATACCACAGCAATATTCTCATGGTCCAGTAATTTATGGCCCAAATGGACAAGTTCAATCACCATCAATACCTATCGATACTCCATTGACACCAACAATAAAAGAATCTCCAGCGCCATTAGTACCTTATGGACCAACTCCACCTAAGCCTTTAAGTAGGCCGTCTTTTATTGTCCCACCTGCTGatgtacaaataataattgataagatGGCCAGCTATGTTGCGAAAAATGGTCGCGATTTTGAAGCTATTGTAAAAGCAAAAGGCGATGCTAGATTTAACTTTCTTGAGCTATCGCATCAATATCATGGTTATTACGCACATAAGTTAACAATTTATGAAGGTGGTGCTAATTCTAAAGCACTTACTGAAGAGGAGTTGTTACGTAAACATGAACCACAAGaagaaaaacagaaaaaactagaagaacttcaaaaaaaacaacagAGAATGGAAGAAGTACAAAAGAGAGTAAAGATGATTCAAGCTAAGAAAAAAGGAGACAAACAAATTACAACAGTATcgttttctattaaaaaaccAAAGGACAGTGACACAACTGTGATGGAAAAACGTAGTGCTTTGCCAATGGAAGAGAGTGATGATGAacaagaaaatgaaaaaaaagaagttaatAATTCTAAATCAAATTCACCTATGCCTAATCTTGATGAAGAAAATTCTTCAGTAAagcaagaaaaagaaataaataaattagaaataaCTTCGAATAATGAAACAGAAGAAAAAGAATTGGTTGATCTCACTGATGATATTCTTGAAGATTGTCAGAatcaagtaaaatataaatcgataGAAACTAAACTCAAAGACAAacttgctgctgctgctagAGATAAACTTGCATCCAGTTCACGTGAAAAGCAGCTTCAACttgaaagaaagaaaaaagcCGCTATGTTTCTTAGCCAAATTCAAGCACCTGCATTATCTAAATCAAATGCTGAAATGAGGATGGAAGATGAATTGGATGAAATTCATTCGATTCCATCGCCTACGCCTGAGGAAGTTGAGGATTCGCGTTCAAGTCACAATTCATTAATGAATAGACTTAAGAGCGCTGATCTTGGGGCCAAACGCTCAAGACTAAAGTCAATGTCAAGATCAAGATCTGGTTCAAGATCAAGAAGTCGAAGCCGCAGTTACTCCGACAGACATAGATTTCACAAAAAACAcaagaaaaagaaaagttcTCATAGaag TAATTATGACAGTCCAAGTGCTTCAAGATCCCACAGAGtgaagaaaagtaaaaaatctacgtCAAGACATAGATCACGATCAAGATCACAGAGTCGAAGAAGTACAAGACATTCACGAAATCCAAATGATTCCAATGATTCAGATTCAAACACatcttga
- the LOC130664122 gene encoding splicing factor, suppressor of white-apricot homolog isoform X2 yields the protein MYHEEEIKRLHQALGSDNTYGQVAYNYDDQDNHAGVGEDSMSPKPSDGSQDDDDQAFVLPSEIEAPEGMVLPETQKLNAIITKTALFISRQGSQMEILIKAKQSNNPQFAFLSIEGALHSYYKLVLDAIKQGKYNPEKQPEKEELESDEESDENDEPYLHPSLASSMTKVEAAPSIPSIQYKPSADCAYSMLVNKITGKPPQSRNPPFSPEVPAQQVPPSGYCPPVSTQSYAPYPPIPQQYSHGPVIYGPNGQVQSPSIPIDTPLTPTIKESPAPLVPYGPTPPKPLSRPSFIVPPADVQIIIDKMASYVAKNGRDFEAIVKAKGDARFNFLELSHQYHGYYAHKLTIYEGGANSKALTEEELLRKHEPQEEKQKKLEELQKKQQRMEEVQKRVKMIQAKKKGDKQITTVSFSIKKPKDSDTTVMEKRSALPMEESDDEQENEKKEVNNSKSNSPMPNLDEENSSVKQEKEINKLEITSNNETEEKELVDLTDDILEDCQNQVKYKSIETKLKDKLAAAARDKLASSSREKQLQLERKKKAAMFLSQIQAPALSKSNAEMRMEDELDEIHSIPSPTPEEVEDSRSSHNSLMNRLKSADLGAKRSRLKSMSRSRSGSRSRSRSRSYSDRHRFHKKHKKKKSSHRSNYDSPSASRSHRVKKSKKSTSRHRSRSRSQSRRSTRHSRNPNDSNDSDSNTS from the exons ATGTATCATG AGGAAGAAATAAAACGACTACATCAAGCCTTGGGAAGTGATAATACTTATGGACAAGTAGCTTACAATTACGATGATCAAGATAATCATGCGGGTGTAGGTGAAGACTCAATGAGTCCAAAACCATCAGATGGTTCacaagatgatgatgatcaaGCTTTTGTTCTTCCATCTGAAATAGAGGCGCCAGAAGGAATGGTTTtg ccAGAAACGCAAAAACTCAACGCTATTATTACTAAAACAGCGTTGTTCATAAGCCGCCAAGGCAGTCAAAtggaaatattaataaaagcaAAACAATCTAATAATCCACAATTCGCATTTCTTTCAATAGAAGGAGCACTTCATTCTTATTATAAACTTGTACTTGATGCAATAAAACAAGGAAAATATAATCCTGAAAAACAACCAGAGAAAGAAGAACTTG agtCTGACGAAGAGTCTGATGAAAATGATGAGCCTTATCTGCACCCTAGTCTTGCATCATCAATGACTAAAGTTGAAGCG GCACCCAGTATACCGAGTATACAATACAAACCATCAGCAGATTGTGCGTATTCTATGTTGGTGAACAAAATTACGGGTAAACCTCCGCAATCCAGAAATCCACCATTTTCACCTGAAGTACCGGCTCAACAAGTGCCACCATCTGGATATTGTCCACCAGTATCAACAcag agTTACGCACCTTATCCACCAATACCACAGCAATATTCTCATGGTCCAGTAATTTATGGCCCAAATGGACAAGTTCAATCACCATCAATACCTATCGATACTCCATTGACACCAACAATAAAAGAATCTCCAGCGCCATTAGTACCTTATGGACCAACTCCACCTAAGCCTTTAAGTAGGCCGTCTTTTATTGTCCCACCTGCTGatgtacaaataataattgataagatGGCCAGCTATGTTGCGAAAAATGGTCGCGATTTTGAAGCTATTGTAAAAGCAAAAGGCGATGCTAGATTTAACTTTCTTGAGCTATCGCATCAATATCATGGTTATTACGCACATAAGTTAACAATTTATGAAGGTGGTGCTAATTCTAAAGCACTTACTGAAGAGGAGTTGTTACGTAAACATGAACCACAAGaagaaaaacagaaaaaactagaagaacttcaaaaaaaacaacagAGAATGGAAGAAGTACAAAAGAGAGTAAAGATGATTCAAGCTAAGAAAAAAGGAGACAAACAAATTACAACAGTATcgttttctattaaaaaaccAAAGGACAGTGACACAACTGTGATGGAAAAACGTAGTGCTTTGCCAATGGAAGAGAGTGATGATGAacaagaaaatgaaaaaaaagaagttaatAATTCTAAATCAAATTCACCTATGCCTAATCTTGATGAAGAAAATTCTTCAGTAAagcaagaaaaagaaataaataaattagaaataaCTTCGAATAATGAAACAGAAGAAAAAGAATTGGTTGATCTCACTGATGATATTCTTGAAGATTGTCAGAatcaagtaaaatataaatcgataGAAACTAAACTCAAAGACAAacttgctgctgctgctagAGATAAACTTGCATCCAGTTCACGTGAAAAGCAGCTTCAACttgaaagaaagaaaaaagcCGCTATGTTTCTTAGCCAAATTCAAGCACCTGCATTATCTAAATCAAATGCTGAAATGAGGATGGAAGATGAATTGGATGAAATTCATTCGATTCCATCGCCTACGCCTGAGGAAGTTGAGGATTCGCGTTCAAGTCACAATTCATTAATGAATAGACTTAAGAGCGCTGATCTTGGGGCCAAACGCTCAAGACTAAAGTCAATGTCAAGATCAAGATCTGGTTCAAGATCAAGAAGTCGAAGCCGCAGTTACTCCGACAGACATAGATTTCACAAAAAACAcaagaaaaagaaaagttcTCATAGaag TAATTATGACAGTCCAAGTGCTTCAAGATCCCACAGAGtgaagaaaagtaaaaaatctacgtCAAGACATAGATCACGATCAAGATCACAGAGTCGAAGAAGTACAAGACATTCACGAAATCCAAATGATTCCAATGATTCAGATTCAAACACatcttga
- the LOC130664124 gene encoding inositol oxygenase isoform X1 produces the protein MASKLSFHGPNNIQTTLLDPSEKLRPEAVYAGKLESQFRNYSEDPTDPIKERVRTTYQNMHTNQTVDFVRSRMNHWLKFDKFKMTVKEALIKLNDLVDESDPDTSLPNIIHAFQTAESIREQHRDLDWFQLTGLIHDLGKVMAFYGEPQWAVVGDTFPVGCAWADSIVYRDTSFDNNPDGNDKRYNTKLGMYKAKCGIDNLMMSWGHDEYLYRVLKHNNSTLPDEGLAMIRYHSFYPWHACGDYAYFCTDKDHKMLKWIREFNKHDLYTKSEKIPDIEKLWPYYEQLIDKYIPGVLEW, from the exons ATGGCATCCAAATTATCT TTTCATGGACCGAACAACATTCAAACTACTCTTCTCGACCCGTCCGAGAAACTCCGTCCGGAAGCCGTGTATGCGGGAAAATTGGAGAGTCAGTTCAGAAATTATTCCGAAGATCCAACAGATCCAATTAAAGAAAGAGTTAGAACTACCTATCAAAATATGCATACTAACCAGACTGTTGATTTTGTACGAT CTCGTATGAATCATTGGCTTAAATTTGACAAATTCAAGATGACTGTAAAAGaagctttaattaaattaaatgacctTGTGGATGAAAGTGATCCTGATACTTCATTACCAAACATCATTCATGCTTTTCAAACTGCTGAATCGATCAGAGAACAACATCGGGATTTAGATTGGTTTCAATTGACTGGATTAATTCATGATTTAGGCAAG GTGATGGCATTTTATGGTGAGCCACAATGGGCTGTTGTTGGTGACACATTTCCTGTTGGTTGTGCTTGGGCAGATTCAATTGTTTACAGAGATACAAGTTTTGACAATAATCCAGATGGCAATGACAAACGCTACAA TACAAAATTGGGTATGTATAAGGCTAAATGTGGTATTGATAATCTGATGATGTCTTGGGGACAcgatgaatatttatatcgtGTTCTTAAACATAATAACAGTACACTACCAGATGAAGGATTAGCTATGATACGATACCACTCATTTTATCCATGGCATGCTTGCGGAGACTACGCTTATTTCTGCACTGATAAGGACCATAAAATGCTCAAATGGATAAGAGAATTCaa cAAACACGACCTGTATACAAAGAGTGAAAAAATACCAGATATCGAAAAACTTTGGCCTTACTATGAACagttaattgataaatatatccCTGGAGTTCTCGAGTGGTGA
- the LOC130664124 gene encoding inositol oxygenase isoform X2 translates to MHTNQTVDFVRSRMNHWLKFDKFKMTVKEALIKLNDLVDESDPDTSLPNIIHAFQTAESIREQHRDLDWFQLTGLIHDLGKVMAFYGEPQWAVVGDTFPVGCAWADSIVYRDTSFDNNPDGNDKRYNTKLGMYKAKCGIDNLMMSWGHDEYLYRVLKHNNSTLPDEGLAMIRYHSFYPWHACGDYAYFCTDKDHKMLKWIREFNKHDLYTKSEKIPDIEKLWPYYEQLIDKYIPGVLEW, encoded by the exons ATGCATACTAACCAGACTGTTGATTTTGTACGAT CTCGTATGAATCATTGGCTTAAATTTGACAAATTCAAGATGACTGTAAAAGaagctttaattaaattaaatgacctTGTGGATGAAAGTGATCCTGATACTTCATTACCAAACATCATTCATGCTTTTCAAACTGCTGAATCGATCAGAGAACAACATCGGGATTTAGATTGGTTTCAATTGACTGGATTAATTCATGATTTAGGCAAG GTGATGGCATTTTATGGTGAGCCACAATGGGCTGTTGTTGGTGACACATTTCCTGTTGGTTGTGCTTGGGCAGATTCAATTGTTTACAGAGATACAAGTTTTGACAATAATCCAGATGGCAATGACAAACGCTACAA TACAAAATTGGGTATGTATAAGGCTAAATGTGGTATTGATAATCTGATGATGTCTTGGGGACAcgatgaatatttatatcgtGTTCTTAAACATAATAACAGTACACTACCAGATGAAGGATTAGCTATGATACGATACCACTCATTTTATCCATGGCATGCTTGCGGAGACTACGCTTATTTCTGCACTGATAAGGACCATAAAATGCTCAAATGGATAAGAGAATTCaa cAAACACGACCTGTATACAAAGAGTGAAAAAATACCAGATATCGAAAAACTTTGGCCTTACTATGAACagttaattgataaatatatccCTGGAGTTCTCGAGTGGTGA